gtgggacgatcacttgagccagagacctcagccaggaggcagaggttgcagtgagccaataccatgccactgcactccagcctgggtgacagagtgagaccctgtctcaaaaacaaaacaaaacaaaaaaattaacaggacATGGTGgaagcatgcctgtagtcctagctacttgggaggctgaggtaggaggattgctttaccccaggagtttgaggctacagtgagttgtgatgccaccactgcacaccagcctgggcgacagagcttgtctctaaaaaataaagaaccaaataagtaaataaaaataaagtaataatgtTCTGAGTGCAACTGAGTACACTCTGGAGTATAAATCTGAGCCTTCCCAAATATAGGCCATGTGACCTTGCATTATGTAATTGGCACTAAACTGCTCTAAGCCCCAGTTTCTTCATATGTGAAATGGGTGATTAAGAATGACACCTATTCTCACACAGCTGTTTTGAGGATTACATGAGCTGATGTAAGAAAAGCTCTTAGCATGATATCTGGTATACAGTAAATGCCCAATCAAGATTTGCTGTTGTTGTAAGCACCTACAGGAACAACTGTTCCTACTTTAAGTGTGTTTGACACCGTAATCCATTCTCTGTCTGCTTTCTTCCTATAACAGAGTGTTAgtcagaaaaggaaggaaggaaaggccattttttccatttaaacaGGGACCACACTGTACAATAGAGAGTAAAACTCAGAATGAAATGCACAATGTTCATAGTAGGTCTGTACTGAAATCATTCAAGTATTCAAGCTTGGATTCACAGAGGGGCTTTGTGGGCACACTAAGCAAGAGCAACTACAAACAACACTTAGGCCTTTTCATTCAGATTTCAAAGGCCTTTCTCTTATATATCACTAGTGCTATAAAATAATGCAACAAAGAGCTTCTTTATACGCTTTCTTCTACAATCTTTTAAGAAGTGGACCCCCCTTCAAAAACAGCTTTAAACTGATAATCATTTTAAGTGATCCTGTGCTAAATTTAGCCCACAGCCAAtccatttgttgttgttattgtctttttttttttttgagatggagtcttgctctgtcacccaggctggagtgcagtggcacaatcttggctcactgcaacctccacctcctgggttaaagcaattctcttccctcagcctccccagtagctgggactacaggcacacgctgctacgcccagctaatttcttttgtattttagtagagatggggtttcactgcgttgcccaggctggtctcaaactcctgacctcaagtgatctgcccgccttggcctcccaaagtgctgggattacacctgtgagccactgcacctggcctgtagttttttgttAAGAGACacgtctggctgtgttgcccaggctggcctcaaactcctggactcatgtgatcctcctggctcagcctcctgagtaactggaactataggcatgagccaccatacctagccgttattttattttccttttttggatacagggtctcactctgtcacccaggctgaagtgcggtgatgcaatcttggctcactgcagccttgacctcctgggctcaggtgatcctcccaccttagcctcctgggtagctgggactataggtgctatgcctggctaagtttttgtattttctgtagcaatgaggtctcatcatgttgcctcaactggtctcaaactcctaggctcaagcaatttgcccacctaGACCTCTCGAAGTGCTAgaattataagcgtgagccactgcacccagcccattattttattttccaataaagCTTTGCctagataataaataattttttgttgcaGATTATACACCTCATAGTAATAACAAACCCTAAATTGGTATCTAGGCAAAATCATCCACTAACAAGACTCTAGAAGTATAAGACCAGCTCTGTCAATACCACTGTGACAAATAAGTGGTTATGAAAGGtgagtttgggggaaaaaaagagtctAAAATCAAGGCCATCATTTTACCAGGATAATAATCTACCTGGATCGTATTTGTAAGTTGAATGTGGGCACTCAAATGGCTTCTAGGTCTCATCTAGggattctttcttcttcattacTCCTGCTCATGATTTCTAAACATCACATTTTACTATTATGCCAAAGTGAAAACACAGAACACTGTAAAGTGTACATTAACTGGCAGACTAGACTAACTCTAGCTAAAGTGAGCTACAAGAGTTAACTTGGGATTCCAGAgacaatatttaagaaaacaaataaataaaaataaaacaaaataaaatgagagagacagagaaaaagaaatacctcTTTTTGTAGCATGCACCAACAGTCTATCCAAGACGTATATATTGGGGAGTAAGGAGGGCATCCACCAGCaagactaaaatagaaaaaaacatggaGCTATTCATGTTAATATTAACCATTCTCTTGAGACGTTGATAAACCTTGTCAAAATATTCTGCTGCACAGAAGATTCCCTGAGAGATCATTTTAGTTCAATGAAACAAATCATATTGAAGCAGGGGAACGATCAAGCATCCAAAAGAGAATTCCTCCCCTATATTTaggtttcaaataaataaataaacataaacttCAACcttaatttctaaaacatttagACTTTTCCTTTGTGGACAAATGAAACTCCAGAACACAGCATTTACATGATTAAAGAGCAGGGaaaggtggccgggcacggtggctcacacctgtaattccagcactttgggaggccaaggcaggtggatcatttgaggtcaggagttcaagaccagcctggccaacatggtgaaaccccatctctactgaaaatacaaaaacatgagctggcatggtggcgcatgcctgtaatcccggctacttgggaggctaaggcatgtgaattgcttcaacccaggaggcggaagttgcagtgagccaagattgcactactgcactccagcctgggtgacagagtaagaaccagtcttttttaaaaaaaaaaaaaaaaaaaaaagagcagggaaaGGAGATTTAAAAACTAACTGGTGTTCACAAAGATACTAAACATGAAAACGGATATAAACAGTAGATATATATGTTCCTACTTAGGTATAATCACTTCATCTTGAAAAaactgtaaataataataatacatttaattcaTCCTTCAAGTTTACACTGTGCTAAAAAATGGCAGTTGCTCTACGTATCAGAAAACATCACAGCTTGCCAGGAGTaacatgaaacaaacaaaaccagaaaacaaacaatgtAAAATGTTCAAAACTCCACATAGCTATCTGATCTTATTTGAAAACAGTAACATGTTTAATGATATGTCAGGTACCATATGGGAAAAGAATtttgaattaaacaaaaaaggcaaggctgggtgcagtggctcacgcctgtaatcccagcactttaggaggtcgaggagggtggaccacttgaggtcaggagttcgagaccagcctggccaacatggtgaaacactgtctctactagaaatacagaaattagccgggggtggtggcaagtgcctataatcccagctactctggaggctgaggcaggagaagtacttgaacccaggaggtggaggatgcagtgaaccaagatcgcgccaccacaatccagcctgagcaacagagcaagactctgtctcaacaataacaacaacaaaaaaatacaaaaaattagccaggcatgctggtgggcacctgtaatcccagctactcaggaggctgaggcaggagaattgcttgaacctgggaggtggaggttgcagtgagtcgagattgcaccactgcactatagcctgggcaacagagtgagactccatctcaaaaaaaaaaaaaaaaaggcaaaattttgCCCAACTCAGTAGAGTCACTTGGCATCTAGAATTTGGAAATCAATGGAGTCTACCACTATACCAAAACCTGCCCTTctaaccaatacagagaaaagGTCATCAAACTTTCCATAGACTAAATATCCTAATTCTGGTTCTTTAAAACTCACTTTCTCCATAAAGCCCCTAGGAAAAACAGGTATGGATTGTCATTTAATCCCTGATATACCTTTTGTCACTTTCATAGAAaagataaagatttaaaataacaatatgttggctgggcatggtggctcacccctgtaatcccagcactttaagaggctgaggaaggagaatcacttgagcctagaaatttaagaacagcctgggcaacaaagtgagaccctgtgtcttcacaaaaaataattagccaggcatggtggcatgcacatgtactcccaactacttgggaagctgagatgggaggatcccttgagctcaggagttcaaggctgcagtgagctaggacttCACCACCACATTGCagccctatctctaaaaaaattaaaaataaataaaaataggccaggtgcagtggctcacgcctttaattccagcgctttggaagtccgaggtaggcagatcaccggaggtcaggagttcaggaccagtctggccaacatagcaagaccccatctctactaaaaatgcaaaaattagcccagcatggtggcacatgcctgtaatcacaacttcttgggaagctgaggcatgagaactgcttgaatccaggaggtgtcTGTTGTAATGGagcgagactgcaccactgcactccagcctgggtgacagagtgagattctgtctcaaaaaacaaaaacaaaaacaaaaacaaaaactataaataataatagtaattggcctggcatggtggttcatgcctgtaatcccagcactttgggagactgaggcgggtggatcacttgaggtcaggagttcgagaccagcctggccaacatggtgaaaccctgtctctaccaaaaatacaaaaatattagctgggcatggtggcgaatgcctgtaatcccagctactcaggaggctgaggcgggacaatcacttgaatccaggaggtggaggtcgcagtgagccgagatcatgctactgcactccagcctgggcaacatagcaagactccatctcaaaaaaaaaaaaaaaataataataattaataaataaatacaaattgagGCTGCTGCTGCATAGggcatacaaagaaaaaaattaggaatcTTCTAATGGTATCAATTATACTTTTCCTccccccctttttaaaaaaataccaatcaGAGATTGATACTGATCATTCATCTTTCCTAAATTTCTACAAGGCTGCTCCGCCTGTCAGCATACAGTCAACCACCTACTAGAATAAGAAATACAAAGTGCTTACCCACAGTTGTTGACAGCCATAAGATTGGAGACAAGCACAAAGGGATAGGTCAACATACTCGCAAAaaactgtaaaatggaaacaaggCAGCTGTTATTAGATCATTCCTAGTCTTTATTCTCCTTTCCTTTACCTTAAAGGCCTAGTGCCACTGCGGTGAGACACTCTAACACTTGTCTCGCTTCATCGGTACCCTGGAAAGACAACAGTTACAGTTTTGAGCCTGGAGATGCTTCTTCCTCTTAGCACACCACTGCATCCAACATTTTAACAAAAGGCCAGAAGAATTCTCtgatcctgagtagctgggactataggcgcacgccaccatacccaactactttttttttttttgagatggagtttccctcttgttgcccacgctggagtgtaatggtgtgatattggctcactgcaacctccgcctcctgggttcaagcgattctcctgcaacctccgcctcctggggttcaagcgattctcctgcctcagcctcccaagtagctgggattacgggcatgcaccaccatgcccagctaattttgtagttttagtagagatgagatttctccAAATTGGCCAAGGtggtgtcgaactcccgacctcagcctcccaaagtgctgggattacaggagtgagccaccgcgcctgccccagcttttttttttttttttcacttttgtagaaatggggtcttgctcagttgcccaggctggtcttgaactcttggcctcaagtgatcctccttccttggcctcccgaagtgctgggtttacaggtgtgagccaccatgtctggcctgaaCAATATTATTTCGGAGGAAAGGCACGCCCCTTATGAAAGCTAAGCAGTACCAAACCATGCAGGATGTGAGGCAGGGGTTCTGCCTTACTCTCTTTATTTTCACATGTGAGTCTGTGGTTCCTTCGAAAACTGagttattctctctttttttttgagatggagtctcactctgtcgcccaggccgaagtgcagtggcgtgatctcagctcactgcagcctccatctcccaggttccagtgattctcctgcctcagcctcccgagtagctgggattacaggcatgcaccaccacgctcggctaatgttagtatttttagtagagacggggattcatcatgttggccaggctggtctcgaactcctgacctcaggtgatccgcccacctcaccttcccaaagtgctaggattacaggcatgagccatggcgcctggccgaAAACTGAGTTATTCTTACCTTTGACAAATATAACAAATTTCAGGGAGATGTCCCAGTGAGACATCTGGTTATCTTAAAGCAGTGATGACACAAGCcagatttaaaaggaaaacaaaacaaaacacaactatTCCTAGAAGgttaaaaggattttaaaaaactcaCTCCTGTGACAGCTTGAGAATaactcttcatttcattcatggTAGAAACCTAAAATAGGAAAAGAGCCTTAAATTAATTACCTACAACACTACAACACatcaatatattcttttttccttttcttttcttttctttttttctttcagacagtgcctcactctgtcacccaggctgaagtgcagtgacctCCTGaagcacacatcaccacgcccagctaatttcaaaatattttttaagaaatggtgtctttttttttttgagataagggtctccctatgtttgcccaggctggtctcaaactcctgggctcaagagatcctcccaccttgacctctcaaagtgctgagattataggcataagccactatgcccagctaagagacggtgtcttgctatgttgcctaggctggtttcaaactcctggcttcaggcaaacctcccacctaagcctcctgagtcgctggaaTCATAGGCTGGAGCTACTGTGCCTTGCTCTCCATGTCAATATAGTCTATCTCTAAATTATCAGTTTGACagcttgaaaattaattttttttttttttttgagacaggatctcatctctcttgttgcccaggctggaggtgcagtgagctgtgatctcacaaccttgacctcctgggctcaagtgaccctcccacttcagcctcccaaagtgttgggattacagcatgagccaccacacctgtctaaaaCTAATTTTGAGGACAAAACCATAAAACACTGATTATTAGAATAATAAGGCAGTGGTCAAAATGATCAACCTGATTCAATATTAACAGACAAATTCATATTATACTAAAATGCTTTAGGGACGAATGTAAAAGGATTTCAAATACTAAAGAAAATGAGATTGATAACCTTTTCACACATCCTAGAAATACAGTCCCTGGAAAACCACATTTATAGTATATCTAAGGGACAATTCACTACCTTTGTTTTACACAGCTAGCTTTCTACCAGATGCGTTGAAGAAAATCCCTCTCTGTACTCAAGAGGTTTACAACATGGATTTAGTCATATACCCTGTGATGTGTTCAATTTATCATCATGCTATGGAGCTGCCGACATACAAGAGGCCCCACAACTGCTGAGATAAGAAAGACAACTTCTAGATAAGACTGATTCTCAAAAGGCTGAGGTTTCTAGAAAGCCCAATACAGGCACCCTCTTAAGTCCAGATTAGATGAAAAGCCCCCGATACACCATAAAGATGTCCTGCTTTCCCAGGTTCTCTCAAGTTAAGTATCAGTAAAGAAGTGATCTCTTTAAAGCCCTGAAGTAACACAGGGCTAAGTCTCTTGGGTATACTCTGTCACATCTTACGGACTTTTAACGTGTATCGTTCTACAGTAAACAGTATCGTTCTACAGTGAACAGTATGCTCATTTCATTAGCATTTGAAAATTTGACTGATAATTTTTAGCTATATAATTGTTCAGTCTGGCATGTAGCAAACTGtcatcttgtttatttatttattatttattttttgaaatggagtctccctctgtcacccaggctggaatgcagtggcgcgatcttggctcactgcaacctccgcctcctgggttcaagcaattcccctgcctcagcctcccaagtagctgggactataggcacgcaccaccacgcccagctaattttttctgtatttttagtagagacgaggtttcaccatgttggccaggctggtctcgaactcttgatctcaggtgatccgcccacattggcctcccaaagtgctgggattacaggtgtgagccacctcgcccggcccatCTTACTTTAAAAGCTAATCTAGCTGCCAGATTAAAGCCAAGGTGAGCACATCTCACGAAGGTCACAACCTACCCCACTGTCCAGTGCATAGGTATTGACGAGGTAGGCCAGTGAGTTACACAGCCACAAAGAAAGGATGTCACCTAGAAGGCGAGGAACAAGACCCCTACatgaagaaacaataaaaataagaaccaaAAAATGTGATCAGTAACATGACAGGCTCTTCAGTACAAATGTTTGTCAAATAATTAGAGGTCACAAAACATTCTAGGGAAGTAAAAAAGGAATCAAACACCAGAATCCAGCCCGCATACCTAGTTCATTCTCGTTAACACAGCTGTACTTGAAGCTGATCTCCAGTGACTTTTGTTCCTATGTTTAAAATGCAGGTCGGCTATACCCTCAGTGGCTCACCTTACTATTCATAACTGTAAGCAGGGAGGCAAAAGATTTGCGAGGTGCTTTGCAGAAGAGACTTAAATATTGTTTTGCTTTGACTAgcttaaaaaaatgattttgctaAGCTATCTGATATTCATATTTGGCAGAGCAAAAGAcgagaaaaattacaaagcaagAATGGTCCCAAGTACAGATACAGATGAGAGGCATCAAAAACCACATTTCTAGGGTCTGGGTGACCTAGGTGAGGCAGCATGGAATAGTGGGAAGAGCATTTCCCCACGGATTGAAGACCAGCTTCAAATGCCAGCTCCAGCACTCAGCAGCGATGTGACAGGCAGCAGATGAAACTCTCAGAGCATCAATGTTTTTTAATCTCTAAAGTGATACTAATTATAGCTGTCCTGCCTATCTCACAGGGTATTTATGATATTCAAAATCCGTATGGGGAGatactctgaaaattaaaaaaaaaaaaacaaaaaacaccatttCGGTAATGATGCAAAATTTTTCCTCATAGAAGAATGAGGGTAGTAGTCTAAGTTCTTCCAAAGTAAATTCAAGCCTTGCAAAAACTTACTCTTTTACGGTAAGGAAAATACAAGTTAAGATGATTTCCCCATTTttcaacatttaatttttctcattttattatctatataGAATTGGGAGTTTACTACAAGGGTAGAAACTTGGAATTAAGTcctttgttaaaaaaagaaattccttatttatttattaattattattatttttttgagacggagtctcactctgtcacccgggctggagtacagtggtgcaatctcagctcactgcaacttccacctcccgggttcatgcaattctcctgcctcagcctcccgagtagctgggattacaggcacacaccaccacacctagaggtggggttttaccatgttggccaggctggtcttgaactcctgacctcaggtgatccaaccgccttggcctctcaaagtgctgggattacaggcgtgagccaccacgcccggcctcaaatgTTTTAAGTATCTAGAAGTAAAGGTTTGGGATCTTTACAAGATAATTCTAGTCATATGGGGCCTAAATATGCCTttctgcagagaaaaaagaaaaaaaaataaggggcCTAAATAGAATGTAACGTGAGGTAAGCCCAGGGAGTACGTTTTCCCCAAGGATTAAACAAAGACTCACTATTCTTACTTTCAGAAAACGTTTCCCACTCATGCAAAAATTACACACTAATCAACATTTACTCACGCGAAAAATCCTAGAATGCCCTCTTCCCGATAGATGGTTATTATGGAATCACAAAGTCCACTACGTACAcaagaagaaaaggtaaaatatattAAGATTCTTTTGGAgctataaacaaaataatttcaattatcACATTGGACAAGGTCAAATCCACGACCTCCTTCCCTCACACTTTTCTAGCACTCTCTCACTCTGCAAAGATAGCTAAATTTGGAGATAGAAGTGAAAATATTAACTACCTAGGGGTATAGTCATATGGAGTCAGGGGCTCTGCAACTTACTCTGAAATCCTACGTAGGCTACTAAACCTGCCTGggtatattttctcccattttattgttttttgtgcAGATCAAATGACATCAGATACGAATTTGTTCTACAAATTGTAAGGGtatcataaaaatacaaagtagtATTATTCTAGTACTTTGGCTTCAAAAGATCTCCTTGAGtatgtgaaaacaaaaatacttacCAGTACTTGGATTCTCTGCCAATGAACTGTACCATAGATCTCAGAGTGATCACTGTGGAATATAGAGAAAAGATGTTTACAACTAtgttaaggccaggtgcggtggctcacacctgtaatcccagcactttgagaggccgaggtgggcggatcacctgaggtcaggagttcaagactagcctgaccaatatgatgaagccccatctctactaaaaatacaaaaattatccaggcgtggtggcatgcacctgtaatcccagctccttaggaggctgagacaggagtactgcttgaacccggaaggctgaggttgcagtgagccaagattgtgccattgcactccagcctgggcaacaagagtgaaactccgtctcaaaaacaaaaaacaaacaaacaaaaaaaaactatgttaagATAGATTTTGATAgccctgggaaaaaaaaagattttccacCTAAAGACATTTTGCTATCTGGATAAATTGGATAAAAGccaaaacaagcaagcaaacaaaaacatgcagGCAAGGCATTTTAGTCAACTCCCACGTCAACCTATCTAAGTGGTCAGGAGAGATCAGGTTATAAAAGAAAGGTCAGTTGTCAACTGCAAACATACCATGGAAGGGATGTGTGATGAGGGTAGCAGCAGAACGAGCGATCATCTCTCGAGTTGTCTAGAAACAATCAACACACACTTCTGAAATCTAAACAAATGACACTCAAATGCCTGTGAGAAGGAATGTGGGTGGATATCGTGGTATAGGATAAGAAAGTGAATGACACAGCCCTCCTGCCCTGGCTGGAGTCAAGAAGAGTTTGAATGGGATGTGAAAGATCTCATTCATTGTCATTTTATCATACTTTTCACTCATGGATCTCAATGTTCTATTATAGTTACTTCTCAAAATTTCTCTGCAAAGCAGGCTTCTGttgttttctcaattttacaggtaagagaaaaaaataaagaaacaggaaaggtCACCAACAAAGTCATtaagctgaaataaaaaatatgaggcCTTTATTGAGATTATTAAGTTGCTCTCTTATTGGTAAGTGATTTTGGAGAGTCTGACATCATTCTAGATAAATGACAGGCTCCATTTAGTCTCTACTCACATTTTTGGGAGAAGAGAACAATTTTGTTTTGTGACTACAACCCAGTAACTGTGCAGTATCTTAGAGCTGCTGTGTTTTTCCTAGTTTATCTTTCTACTCTAGGGCTCTGTAAGgaagtaataaagaaaattaaattataatcttTGCATTTAGGTTCTGGGATTGCAAATGTAAGCAGGTCTACCATtggcttttgcattttttttttttttttaggacagtcttgctctgtcacccacgctggagtgcagtggcgcgaactcggttcactgcaagctccgcctcccgggttcacgccattctcctgcctcagcctcccaagtagctgggactacaggcacccgccatcatgcccggctaattttttttctttgtattttttagtagagacggtttcaccgtgttagccaggatggtctcgatctcctgacctcatgatccgcccgcctcggcctcccaaagtgctgggattacaggcatgagccaccgtgcctggccggctTTTGCATTTAAACAGTATCTTTATGGTcactgagttttttcttttctttttttttgagacagagtcttgctctgttgcccgggctggagtgcagtggtgcgatctcagcttgctgcaacctccacctcccaggttcaagtgattctcccgcctcagcctcctgagtagctgggattataggcacacaccaccatgcccagttaattttttttgtatttttagtagagatgggatttcgccatgttggccaagctggttttgaatgcctgacctcgtgatctgcccgcctcagcctcccaaagtgctgggattataggtgtgagccaccacacccggcctagtcACTGAGTTTTAAGACAGCCCTCACCCCTTCTCCAAGGGCATAAGATCCTATGGGACTGGATGGGCAAACTAAGGAAAATACTAATTGCATAGTAATACATgtatccctgcttttttttttttttttgagagggagtctcgctgtctcccaggctggagtgcagtggcgcagtcttggctcactgcaagctccacctcccaggttcacgccatgctcttgcctcagcctcccgagtagctgggactacaggcgcctgccaccatgcccagctaatttttttgtatttttcgtagagacggggtttcaccgtgttagcc
The sequence above is drawn from the Homo sapiens chromosome 11 genomic patch of type FIX, GRCh38.p14 PATCHES HG2114_PATCH genome and encodes:
- the MTCH2 gene encoding mitochondrial carrier homolog 2 isoform 2 (isoform 2 is encoded by transcript variant 2), producing MADAASQVLLGSGLTILSQPLMYVKVLIQVGYEPLPPTIGRNIFGRQVCQLPGLFSYAQHIASIDGRRGLFTGLTPRLCSGVLGTVVHGKVLQELGPGNVQKEVSSSFDHVIKETTREMIARSAATLITHPFHVITLRSMVQFIGRESKYCGLCDSIITIYREEGILGFFAGLVPRLLGDILSLWLCNSLAYLVNTYALDSGVSTMNEMKSYSQAVTGFFASMLTYPFVLVSNLMAVNNCGLAGGCPPYSPIYTSWIDCWCMLQKEGNMSRGNSLFFRKVPFGKTYCCDLKMLI
- the MTCH2 gene encoding mitochondrial carrier homolog 2 isoform X6: MIARSAATLITHPFHVITLRSMVQFIGRESKYCGLCDSIITIYREEGILGFFAGLVPRLLGDILSLWLCNSLAYLVNTYALDSGVSTMNEMKSYSQAVTGFFASMLTYPFVLVSNLMAVNNCGLAGGCPPYSPIYTSWIDCWCMLQKEEKHFQTGKSSAKQGLEDIKPQIEEKIRENLTT
- the MTCH2 gene encoding mitochondrial carrier homolog 2 isoform 1 (isoform 1 is encoded by transcript variant 1), whose product is MADAASQVLLGSGLTILSQPLMYVKVLIQVGYEPLPPTIGRNIFGRQVCQLPGLFSYAQHIASIDGRRGLFTGLTPRLCSGVLGTVVHGKVLQHYQESDKGEELGPGNVQKEVSSSFDHVIKETTREMIARSAATLITHPFHVITLRSMVQFIGRESKYCGLCDSIITIYREEGILGFFAGLVPRLLGDILSLWLCNSLAYLVNTYALDSGVSTMNEMKSYSQAVTGFFASMLTYPFVLVSNLMAVNNCGLAGGCPPYSPIYTSWIDCWCMLQKEGNMSRGNSLFFRKVPFGKTYCCDLKMLI
- the MTCH2 gene encoding mitochondrial carrier homolog 2 isoform X2, whose amino-acid sequence is MADAASQVLLGSGLTILSQPLMYVKVLIQVGYEPLPPTIGRNIFGRQVCQLPGLFSYAQHIASIDGRRGLFTGLTPRLCSGVLGTVVHGKVLQELGPGNVQKEVSSSFDHVIKETTREMIARSAATLITHPFHVITLRSMVQFIGRESKYCGLCDSIITIYREEGILGFFAGLVPRLLGDILSLWLCNSLAYLVNTYALDSGVSTMNEMKSYSQAVTGFFASMLTYPFVLVSNLMAVNNCGLAGGCPPYSPIYTSWIDCWCMLQKEEKHFQTGKSSAKQGLEDIKPQIEEKIRENLTT
- the MTCH2 gene encoding mitochondrial carrier homolog 2 isoform X7; amino-acid sequence: MIARSAATLITHPFHVITLRSMVQFIGRESKYCGLCDSIITIYREEGILGFFAGLVPRLLGDILSLWLCNSLAYLVNTYALDSGVSTMNEMKSYSQAVTGFFASMLTYPFVLVSNLMAVNNCGLAGGCPPYSPIYTSWIDCWCMLQKEGNMSRGNSLFFRKVPFGKTYCCDLKMLI
- the MTCH2 gene encoding mitochondrial carrier homolog 2 isoform 3 (isoform 3 is encoded by transcript variant 3), whose amino-acid sequence is MVQFIGRESKYCGLCDSIITIYREEGILGFFAGLVPRLLGDILSLWLCNSLAYLVNTYALDSGVSTMNEMKSYSQAVTGFFASMLTYPFVLVSNLMAVNNCGLAGGCPPYSPIYTSWIDCWCMLQKEGNMSRGNSLFFRKVPFGKTYCCDLKMLI
- the MTCH2 gene encoding mitochondrial carrier homolog 2 isoform X5, which produces MADAASQVLLGSGLTILSQPLMYVKVLIQVGYEPLPPTIGRNIFGRQVCQLPGLFSYAQHIASIDGRRGLFTGLTPRLCSGVLGTVVHGKVLQELGPGNVQKEVSSSFDHVIKETTREMIARSAATLITHPFHVITLRSMVQFIGRESKYCGLCDSIITIYREEGILGFFAGLVPRLLGDILSLWLCNSLAYLVNTYALDSGVSTMNEMKSYSQAVTGSCWWMPSLLPNIYVLDRLLVHATKRGEYEPRK